Genomic window (Juglans microcarpa x Juglans regia isolate MS1-56 chromosome 2S, Jm3101_v1.0, whole genome shotgun sequence):
CTTGATCCTCTCAAAAGCCGCTCCTGTTTATTTAGTTGACTTCTCATGTCTCAGGCCACCAAGCTTCTGCAGAGTCCCCTTGTCTACCTTCATTGAAAATGTTTCCATGTTTCAATGTTTTGACTCCGAAAGTATCTCTTTCATGGCCAAACTACTCACTTCTTCAGGACTAAGTGAAGAAACCTTTTTGCCCCCAGCTTTGCAATACATTCCACCAAACACCCACCTGCAAGAATCCATCCAAGAAGTGCATATGGTGCTCTTCCCTGTCATGGAAGACCTTCTGTCCAAAACTAGACTCTCCCCATGTGATATAGATATTCTCATCGTAAATTGTAGTGGTTTTTGCCCCTCTCCTTCGCTTTCCTCCATCATCATAAACAAATACTCCTTGAGAAGTGATATTAAGAGCTACACTCTCTCCGGAATGGGATGCAGCGCAAGCGCCATCGGAGTTGATTTGGCTCAAAGTCTTCTGAGAATTCACAAAAACTCTAACGCCGTTGTTATCAGCACTGAAATCTTGTCTACTGGTTGGTATTCAGGCAACGAGCGGTCCAAGTTGATCCTTAACTGCCTCTTCAGAATGGGAAGTGCGGCCATTTTGCTTTCCAATAAAAAGGAAGTAAAGAAGTCTTCAAAATACAAACTGTCTCGGACAGTGAGGACTCAAAATGCCTTTGACGACCAGGCTTATTTTTCAGCAGTTCGCGAGGAGGACTCCAAGGGAAACCAGGGGTTTACGTTAAATCAAAATGTACTACAAGTCGTCGGAGAAACTCTCAGATCAAACGTCACCGTTCTTGGTTCCTCAATCTTGCCATTCTCGGAGAAACTTTGGCTTGTTTTTTCCATCCTATGGAAAACATATATCGACAAATCCAGTGAAATCTATGTGCCAAACTTTAAGACTGTGATACAGCATTTTTGCTTGCCAACTTCAGGAAGGGCAATGATAAGGGATATAGCCAAAGGGTTAAAGCTTGGGGACAAAGACATAGAGCCTGCATTGATGACACTGCACAGGTTTGGGAAccagtcttcttcttcattgtggTATGAGCTAGCTTACTTGGAGGCCAAAGTTAGGGTGAAGAAAGGTGACAAGGTTTGGCAACTAGGGCTAGGGAGTGGGCTTAAGTGCAGCAGTCTGGTTTGGGAGTGCATCAGGCCCATAGTGGGGGAGTCCAAGAAGGGCCCATGGGCTGATTGTATATCTTGTTATCCAATCCCCACTGTTGATCACAAAGGGATTTAGCAGGGTTATACAAGTCCTATATGCAAGTTAAATAACGAgaaattttactttattttatgttttttaagtaCTTGAAAGAGATTTGCATGGTTTAAACCTTTGAATTTTCATTTATGGGTGAATTCAGTATTAATTCATCATTTTGTTTGTTAAGTTGTAGTATGCCTCGGGTCCCCTGCAAAGATCCAGGTCTGAGCAATTTATGCATTTGGCCCTTTGGTTGGGATCCAGTCTGTCTGCTTCCTAAAAACAGTGGTGGCCGCCGGCCGGTGGGTATAGGGATTGTTTGTAAacgtgtttcatttcatctcatttcttttaatattcaaatataaatactttcaaattaatcattacaatatttccaatctaatcattacaactttcttaaatttttaaataattggtagaatggtaaaatatgataacaataaataaattaaaaatataaaaaaattaatttattattatataaagaataaatagatTATCCAATATAAAGATGAGAATTGTTACAtgcataaaaagattatacaaagtaaatctacaaattgatgtagttttatagaatctgttagatctactttataataataataattttataatttaacgtactatattaagtcatattaatttatgtaattatttttgtataatcacttTCTGATCAAagtaatttcttataaaattagATGTGGATAAAATGGACAAGgacattttcaaaatctttgacTAATCTATTGAGATTGCTCTCACGAGGGAAGAAGTACAATGGGAGTGCTGAAAAGTTTGGGGATATTTTTATTGATACTAGTTCAGTTCACGAAATCAATATGTACATTCATTAATACATTACTCGAGCCTGAGACGTACTTTGAGTAGTCTAgtaatttacaaaacaaaataaaatcttttttattttaaaatgaaagtttgATTGAGTTAGTTTGCATTGTTGAGTTGGCCATTAATATGAGCATGCTTCAGCTGCTCCTGCTCCCCATATTAATTTCAGATGGGGATTGGGATTGCTCCTCGGCATTGATGACATTTGTTGACTTTGGAATTCGGTTTTATGAGCTTTTCAGATTTCCCCAGAGCCaaagtttcaactttcaaggtGTTGTTGACCCTTGTCTTGATCTCGAAGCCAACCAACATTTCATTTTGACAAGTGATAAAGTTTGAAATGTTTCTTAACTTTGTAATAaataatggaaaatgctagCGAGTTAGTTTTGAGCTCCCGTTTTAACTGCCCGTTTGATGTTTCTCGgcctttatttttatatatatatatatattttttatttttcctaagcAAAATGGGAGATAAGAGTGATGAGCGTAGCAATTCTTCCTAGATGTAACTATAAGAATCCATTCCTACCGTAGAATATCCGGTTTGAACTATAACTGCTACTCCAATGGCAAGTACAGTACTACCAAAATATTCAATTAGTCCAAAACTCATCTCATGATTTAAAAGTCAAGTTTTATTACTACACATAGTTTCAACTTTAGTCCTAACTCTAACTTCTGATCtcgaaattataaaatacaaattcgTACCAACTGGACAACCACCTTAATGGTGAAGATATTACTCATTTAGTTTATACTGTTTAGTGTTTATAGtcacaattatatatgaaaaccaaTGAGAGAATTGTTTTACCGAATCCGTCGTGTTCTCTCGCTAAAAAGAATACAAAACCTGCTTAATGACAGCTTTGAAAGCAAACATAAATGCTCCACATGGGAGTTGGAACCCTAGCTGTTctatatagaaatattatataaaaaaatttatttcttttttatgattaaataaatataacgtattacattaaattattactaaaaatTGCTAATTCTTGCCACCTGTGCTCGCTCCAAAATAACCATTCTCCGCCAGATATAGACTCTCCAATTCACTTGGCTGAACAAAATTTATCGTGCAACTCATCAGTCATCgcttttaatcataaaaatttgCTAGCTGGAGTATGCACATGGTTTCCAAAAGCTGAGCAATACCCCCCGCCTCCGCATGGGCGGGCTGATCGCTGTGGgctctgcctcgcctcccgcTCCACCATCTTTAATAgaaaagattaaatttaaattattatataaatatttattcaataaatatattatatataaatatatataacttgttgaaaatttaaagttgtATTCAAGTTACTAGATTATCTTGACTTCCTATACCAATATTGTTAGATTTAGttttgatagtgagttgagatgagatgaattgagaagaaaattaaaatttaaataaaatattgttataatattattttttaatattattattattttgatatttaaaaaaattaaattatttattttatttgatgtaaaaattgtataaaaattataattataaaataagattagtTGAAATTCATACGGTGATATGGTGATGGCGCGGGACATATTAACCCAATAAAGGCGCTTAACCCAGGTTTGAATCGTTTAATTTATGACATTGAGGCACATGATTACTTTGAATTAATCCTCTGCACGCAGAAGCTGACTCGAGCCCAGCTGAAAGTTTTATCAGACAGATTTGCCAAACACTCTACATGGAGAGGAGAAGTTGAGAACCCTGCCATCTTAGCTGTGTTCTCAGAAAAGGCAATCATCACTACTTTGACACTTCCAAGAACCGCGTCACCAATGTTGCCCTCCGGTTTCGAATTATATGTACGAGATAATTTTaggtaaaaattaaataaaatattattttttaatattattattattttaatatttataaaaattttaatgataaaatgagattgaatcattttaattattgaaaCGAGACCTCTTTAATCCCAGTCGGGCCAAAAACCCAGAGATTTtccagaaaatataaaaaaatctgtttcaAGATTACCTTCACTACAGTTTCTCGGCAAACAGTGCTGTGAAGAGCCAAGTAGCTCGATCGTTTTTATTGCCAGAAATGCTTACCTTCCTCTGTTTCTTATCAATGATCATGCCTTGTCCACATTGGAATTCAACTACAATAACCTGTGAAAACAAAGTTTAGCATACAATAGCCTAAGTTTTATACGAACAAAACCGAAGTTGTTCAATTCCCACTGGGTGGTTGCATACTTGTAATTGCGCACGGTTGTGTTTCTGTAATTGTTTTTAGTTTTCGGTCTTACAGCTATTTTGTAGCTGTAATGTGCCGATCTAAAGTTGAGGAATGCATGTCATTACTTAGAGAAAGAACATGATCACGTTTTATCTTAAAAGATCACAAATTGTAGGAACTCAGAACAGTTGGGGCTGAACCCAAACCCAGCTGACTGATGCACAGTCAAATGCCTCCAGCCCTATGTTTGCATGCAGATGATATCTACATCTCAGTTCAGAGATCAGGCATCAATCGACCCTCCACTTACATTACCCAGTCATTGCTTTCATCCAAACAGGGCACGGATACATTACAGAGTGCATACAAAAGTAAAATAACATTGGGAAATGTTGCTATTAATAGGTTTTGGCAGAAACCCATCTGTCTCAGAAAAGGACTAATTTttttggtgcttttttttttttttttaacatcttcaaTGGTTTTTCCTTCCCCTCTCTCAATTCTAATTATGCACTTCAACATGTTTGAAAAccagaaaggaaataaaaacattaagCACACAGTTTTGCATGTAATGTACCCAAACAGCTGGCCATCATCATGTACATGAACATGATCCAGAATCTTACCATGGCTATTAAGATGTGTCAGTGCTACTCGGCTCCGATtgttaagaataaaatataacagaAATATTATGGataagttactattcactctcatatctcataaataataattttatatattttatatgatatcaatttaatatgatatcaaTAAGAGATAATGAATTCAAACCTGATAATATTTTATCcggtttaattaatttattttctttctccaaaGAGTACAAAGGAAGGTTATGCATGCGCAAATTCTACAGAATTGTCGGTGCTTTCTGAACATATTGGCCTGCTATGTCCCCTGTGAGTTGTGAAGGCTGGACGATGACCCAAAAACGAACATAAGAAGAAAACAGAGGATTGAAATTATCTAGACTTTTTTCTTCATTCCAGATTATCACATTTGTCgatattgtatattttaaatggctatttatttaaatgattacatatataactatttaaaaaatgtatatatatatataatatatatatatatggaaacaCCAAATCTTGATTCTACAATCTAAACGTTGGTGTCAAAGATAAGTGGTCCTAATTGATTGTTATaggagaaatgttttaactacaaactgacgtgacttaatATGTAATGTTAGattattaagttatttttttaaaatagatctaaaatattatacgaggtcatatcaatttatgcgtttatttttataaaatcattttaggGTCACGAAACTTGTCTTTTTATAGAAAGCTTGTTATAGATTGTATAAGTTTAAAGTGTGTAAGATTTGTGCatatctttgtaaaaaaaaaatgagctatgataaaaaaagtagttttttaatttcatagtgagatatactttttaataagtGGACTATGcgatatttgtatattttaaatttatatatatcattactcattttttatatatataaatatatttgggAAGAGGgttttcaaatccaaaacctCCAGTTTGAAAGTTAGAAGTTTATACCAATCAAGCTATAGACTTTTGACATTACTCATTtcttaatttctaattaaaagatagaaaaataatcGATCATTGTCTTATATCGATGTTTTTAAATGTTCTACTTTATATTATCAGATATCTGTCGGTCTGGTTAGAAATTAAGAATGTCAATTCACTTGCCAATCATTTCTTTTAGCTTCTTCTCACGGATAATCTCCATATCTCTTAATAGTAGTGTTATATATAGTCGTATAATATGTAAGTATCAtgcagtcattttaaaaaaaaaaaatttactattaaaaatttaatttttttttttttatatggatcctgtatttattcattttttttaaaatgattgcatgACATTTGCGTACTCACGATcacaattatcatttctcatctcttaaatataaaagtaatatatagtaatattataGCGAGGGAGCGAGGAAGACGCCGACTCTTCAACATATACGTTATCGCAATATTGACATCGATAATGATaggcttattattttttactatttgtttattactttatagtgtatttttatttttattttttattattatttttatttaagtatttttttaacatccttaatcattgagaaaaaatttaaatgattatttaagtatttcactaataatcatttgCTTAACtatgaagtaaaaaaattaataaaataagagaagtAGTGAACGGGTGGTAGGGGATAATAACTCTACCATTATCCTATTGATATtagtttgagaataaaaaaagcTGCAATAGTAAagtgtttggaaaatgatagcaTGCCCAATATATTTGccccatatatattttttatttttttgtttaataattaaataaatgactattagtatattaatatatatatttttattttttaaaaatatttaaaaaatattaaaaataaaaaataaaaaaaatatataatttacaatagaGGGCACTCCCATCGATCAAGGCCGAGCGGCATGCTAGAAGCGTCCAAAGTGTTTATATAGTAGAACGGTGCTACTCCCAGAGTTTGGTACTGAATGGGTAGTGAATagtgtaattttctttttctttattttttcttcaaatatttttttaatcaatttaatttttttttaaaaataaataaaatttatgaacttattaaaaaagtgcttccttaaccattaaatacaaaaataaaaataaaaatacaatttggtagaaaaattcGGTGGGAGTAGTGTTTCTCTACATAGTATAAGTTGATTTGAAATATCAATTTtgaaatatcaattttataaagtaaatcttattatttaagtaagCATCACccaatcgctttaaaaaaaataaataaatacaaaatctatatgataaaaaaaatatttttttaacggttaactctaattttttttttttaaaatgattgcgtTACGCTTGCGCACTTTACGACCATTATAGTATTACTCATTTCAATTTTATGAgccaactttaaaaaatattatatattatactatcatcttatttttactttattgcGCCATCATTATTGATTAGGATTAATTACACTTTATCCCCTCAAACTTTTACTCAATTTACAATGTGCCTCCGAAATTattaattgcatcaaagtgaaCTCTCgaattttcaaaacttcccaATCCCCTCGATCCGTCTACCAGCAGCgttaaatctaacaaaaaatcACTGCACGTACTGCTCATATACATAACATTCATtgcaaatatgtaattttcatataatttattataattgaccatataaaatataaaataatatatgctatcaattaataataaatcataaatcattaaataattttttttattaatttatatatggttaatgaatatcaaataatttcattatgtacataaattattcatacttgcttgcaacttagatataaaataattttatatatggttaatgattaatgatttattttaattaatagcatatattattttatgttttatatgatcaatgataataaattaggtaaaaatcatatatttacagtgaattttcgttagatttaaTGCTGCTAGTAGACGCAATGAAGGGAttggaaagttttgaaagtttgagtGTCCGTTTTGATACAATTAGTAGTTTCGAAAGTACATTTTGAATTAAGTGAAGGTTCGAAaaaataaagtgtaattaacctaatttattaattgttaaatttatcatttttaaaaataaaaataagacaaaTGTATAGAGGTGAAAGTTTTGACCGGCCCGATTTGGCCGGTTCATAACCGGTCCGATTTCAGGCCCGGTTCTTAAAAATCGGTcaaaaccggtccggtttcaGTTTCTCCCTTTTCGGAACCGGACTAGACccattgtgaaaaaattatatataaaaactaattttgaacattatataaaatattttatgtatatataattatatatggatttttgatatataattatattatatatatgaaataattttatattataatttataacataagatcttaatcttaaatatgaatatttgtaatttttttgataatatgttgttaataacaaaaaatatattaattacattttatggtctaataaattctcaacatattcatttgaatctttaataaatacataatagtattagtaatcCACTAATTCActttaagtttatatataaacataaaacaacTATACAAATCATTATAGACTATATAACTACTATTAAAACCGAAAAATcaaaccagaccgaaccggaaTAGGTAACACTTGAAATATCGATTTAGAAGATAATTGGTGcgtaattaattttacaaaatgtaAAACCAATGTTATAGATTCGATCATAGATTTTGTCTAAAGCCGAACTAAATCGGAACGCTGCACACTACAAATGTAGTTcaatagaaatattaaaatttaaaggaagaataatattaatagtataatatagcATAGTGTATATAACAAAGGGGTAGGACTAGGCTTCAACTCCGACTTTGAATTGGAGTGGATTCCGACTTGGAGTTACCGGAGTCAAAGCTGCAGAGAGAAATCAGTGAATCAcccacaaaatatattataatccAAATTTGATTGCCAAAATCACCCacacaaacaaaaattaatccaaATCAGATTGCAAAAatacccacataaaaaaattatatgcacaAATCAAGCTATAACGAAAGAGTGAGCGAAATACTTGGGTTGAAAATAACTTGCAAGGGACCGAGGAAAACTTGCTCATGACGTCCTTGTAGGAGCAAAATACTTGATTGAAGATAACCTGGCCTTGGGTTGAATCTTGAAGTATTCGAAGCCAAGCGAGCAAGCTCAAGGAAGACAAGAGGAAGAGGGACGacgaagaagaggaagagaatggcATCTGACTCGGTCTGATCAAAGAATGTGGACGTGATGATGGAGTGGCAGACATAATGGAAGGAGTGGAGGCATCAcagggagaaaagaaaaaaaagatagaaaatgacTATTGAAAACGGCGTCCTTtaagattttcttaaaataacaTTTACAAAATACGAAACTGGGGTGGGGGACCAAATGCAGGTTCTCGTGCTGCCAAAACACCATCAGGCCACTCAACTAccgattataaatattacaatatttaatatatcaagTATAAATATCGGAGTGGAAGCAAttcccacaattttttttttttttttgagcaacttCAACTCCGATTCCAACCTTTGAAATTTTCAATTCTATCAGAGTTGGAGTCGGGATGGTGCGATGCCTGCTCCGGATGTTTTGCCCAGACGTAAGAGGGAGATGTGGTGACGGAATTTCATCATGCTATAGTTCTCCTCGAAACTGCACTTACATCAATAGCCACGTGTTGCACTTACAGTATTGCTATCAATTGCTGGATAAAAGGGAAGATAAatgatcaattaatttaaaaaaattaaaaaaatatgaaaatctatataaaagaaattaattttttaatattaaatactaatttttttaaaaatgattgtataataTATGCGTAGTCTAACATTACTTAAAAGTAAGTACCGAAGGAGGGCTAGCCTCACAGCCCTACACGAAGTCGCATTGGCTATCCATGTGCTGTCTTTAGTACATCATAGCCACAAAGCAACATGTGACGCTAGCTTTATTTCTCCATAAAAATACTTTCCTACGTGTTATGAGCTCCCATTGCTCGCCACGTATGTACGGCCTCGCAATTCTAGGagcaagaaataataataaagaataacGTACCCGATGTGGCCATGGGCCCCTGTGTCTAAAAACTGTCAATTGCGCGGAAGGTCCTGATTGGCCCACCTGTAACACTCCTAGAGCATGGGCCTCCACTTGTCAGAGTCCTTGACACGTGTTGCAGATTGTGTGAAAGTACTGAATATTCCGCAATACGAGAAATTGACTTCAGAAGAAAACACTCGGAAAGCAGTGGGAGGAAGCTGATTACCGAAAACCGGGTCGTCATGACAGACGAGACACATGTCACGGTGAGAGAGAATAATGGTCGGTGAAGGGCAGCTTGGGCAGCTGCCCGTAGAGTTGGCTTGCCCTAAAGGCTTCCACGCAGAGGGATAGGGAAGAACGCAGAACACGTTGCgtatctctctctgtttctatTACGGTTCTCGAAGCGGAAGGAAGTTACAGAATGGAAACAACACTCTTCTCTCCGATGTTTTATATGTTCTACTAATTGTTTAGATCGAAGGGGATGTAGCCGGCGGCGAGATCAGTTTACCGGAGATTATGGTTGGTGGGGCTTTTCAATGACGGATGTCTCTGGAGAATGCTGAGCGACAACGAGGATCAAGATAAATGTCGGGAACGACGGCGCCGGAGGATCGAGATGAGGAGGCTGGCAGTGATATCTGTGGCGAGCTCTCCACC
Coding sequences:
- the LOC121251487 gene encoding 3-ketoacyl-CoA synthase 6-like, with the protein product MEYLSKLRNDPLLNTTSSTLLPSSLLSKHLLSNITELLRFTSFLISIAAFFIFHKWKPILYFLFLISCFILLKRLILSKAAPVYLVDFSCLRPPSFCRVPLSTFIENVSMFQCFDSESISFMAKLLTSSGLSEETFLPPALQYIPPNTHLQESIQEVHMVLFPVMEDLLSKTRLSPCDIDILIVNCSGFCPSPSLSSIIINKYSLRSDIKSYTLSGMGCSASAIGVDLAQSLLRIHKNSNAVVISTEILSTGWYSGNERSKLILNCLFRMGSAAILLSNKKEVKKSSKYKLSRTVRTQNAFDDQAYFSAVREEDSKGNQGFTLNQNVLQVVGETLRSNVTVLGSSILPFSEKLWLVFSILWKTYIDKSSEIYVPNFKTVIQHFCLPTSGRAMIRDIAKGLKLGDKDIEPALMTLHRFGNQSSSSLWYELAYLEAKVRVKKGDKVWQLGLGSGLKCSSLVWECIRPIVGESKKGPWADCISCYPIPTVDHKGI